A stretch of the Tardiphaga sp. 709 genome encodes the following:
- a CDS encoding ATP-binding cassette domain-containing protein, which yields MATSILEVGGLCAGYGKARVLEGVSLRAGHGQIVSVLGPNGAGKSTLLNSLGGVMPSEGTVVFDGEDISTWPLEERVMAGVALVPEKRELFGTMTVEENLLLGGQRAEIARGPCLARRT from the coding sequence ATGGCCACATCGATTCTGGAGGTCGGCGGCCTGTGCGCCGGCTACGGCAAGGCCCGCGTACTGGAAGGCGTGTCGCTGCGCGCAGGACATGGTCAAATCGTTTCAGTGCTCGGTCCCAATGGCGCCGGCAAGTCGACCCTGCTCAACTCTCTCGGGGGCGTCATGCCGTCGGAGGGCACTGTAGTCTTCGATGGCGAGGACATTTCGACGTGGCCTCTCGAAGAACGGGTCATGGCCGGTGTGGCGCTGGTCCCGGAGAAGCGCGAATTGTTCGGGACTATGACCGTCGAGGAAAATCTCTTGCTCGGGGGACAGCGGGCCGAGATCGCTCGGGGACCGTGCCTGGCGCGACGGACTTGA
- a CDS encoding MarR family winged helix-turn-helix transcriptional regulator: protein MAKRTVVETKKRRVAVGTAKTKSTDFHLNELLPYLINRVANATTQLFARDIAPFDLSVPMWRVIAVLSEMGEQRLVDLATMTSIDASTLSRLVETMQADKLLAKVRSKTNRRELVLTVAPRGKELSRLLAPVAQAYQTRLTAGLPESELATARKVLKHMFHQLSELKAQAHLDSRATRRQTPVLAKTLLRSRSSAKS from the coding sequence ATGGCTAAGCGGACTGTTGTTGAAACAAAAAAACGGCGGGTGGCTGTCGGGACAGCCAAGACCAAATCCACCGACTTTCATCTGAACGAGTTGCTTCCGTACCTCATCAATCGTGTAGCCAACGCCACGACTCAGCTCTTCGCCCGAGATATTGCCCCATTTGACCTGAGCGTGCCCATGTGGCGCGTCATTGCAGTGCTTTCAGAGATGGGTGAGCAACGACTAGTCGATCTTGCGACCATGACGTCAATTGACGCCTCGACGCTCTCTCGATTGGTCGAGACCATGCAAGCCGATAAACTTCTCGCAAAAGTGCGATCAAAGACAAATCGACGAGAATTGGTTTTGACCGTTGCGCCACGCGGCAAAGAGCTGTCCAGACTTCTGGCTCCGGTTGCGCAAGCCTATCAGACCCGGTTGACTGCAGGCCTGCCCGAGTCCGAGCTCGCCACGGCGCGAAAGGTTCTAAAGCATATGTTTCATCAGCTTTCGGAACTTAAAGCGCAGGCGCACCTCGACTCGAGAGCTACTCGTCGACAAACGCCAGTACTCGCAAAGACGTTGCTTCGATCGAGATCGTCAGCAAAGTCATAA
- a CDS encoding IclR family transcriptional regulator, giving the protein MDDDESDGIGKPESTEQRASGGVNSVEVGLSLLQPLLEAGTPLTLKAISSALGMPPPKAHRYLASLIAAKLVQREHSTPRYELGPLAVRLGFAALGMLDRDGLARRAMSRLAMETHTTACVVMWADKGAIVVAVEPGPGTIFTGLRIGSHLPLLHSATGRLFLAHLSSMQTASHLILEDCVPPEADPELAKALRDIRTSGVSGIRDGVMLGMSGLAAPVFNHEGGIHCSLTLVFQTYAVKSEKVVSMTRQLRSAAEDLSHQLGFVKRDMMADQAETKGSK; this is encoded by the coding sequence ATGGATGACGACGAATCTGACGGTATAGGGAAACCGGAATCGACGGAGCAGAGAGCCTCTGGCGGTGTAAATTCTGTGGAAGTTGGACTGTCACTTCTTCAGCCCCTACTTGAGGCGGGTACGCCGTTGACCTTGAAGGCAATTTCGTCGGCTCTGGGAATGCCTCCGCCAAAAGCTCATCGCTATCTCGCAAGTCTGATAGCTGCAAAACTGGTTCAGCGAGAACACAGCACGCCACGATATGAACTTGGACCATTGGCGGTCCGGCTTGGGTTCGCTGCATTGGGGATGCTTGATCGGGATGGTTTGGCGCGCCGCGCCATGAGCCGGCTGGCAATGGAAACGCACACGACCGCATGCGTTGTGATGTGGGCTGACAAAGGCGCTATCGTAGTAGCTGTGGAGCCGGGGCCAGGAACAATTTTTACTGGCCTGCGAATTGGGTCTCATCTGCCGTTACTGCATTCTGCAACGGGGAGGCTGTTTCTTGCCCATCTCTCCTCAATGCAAACAGCGTCACATCTGATCCTGGAAGACTGCGTGCCGCCCGAAGCCGATCCGGAGTTGGCGAAAGCGCTCCGCGACATCAGGACGTCGGGCGTGAGCGGCATTCGGGATGGAGTGATGCTGGGGATGAGCGGTCTTGCAGCGCCGGTCTTCAACCATGAGGGAGGTATCCATTGCTCTCTAACTTTGGTCTTCCAGACCTATGCCGTGAAAAGTGAGAAAGTCGTGTCGATGACGAGACAGCTTCGCTCGGCGGCGGAAGATCTTTCGCATCAGCTCGGTTTCGTCAAAAGGGACATGATGGCCGACCAGGCTGAAACGAAAGGCAGTAAGTAA